From Polaribacter butkevichii, a single genomic window includes:
- a CDS encoding cell division ATP-binding protein FtsE, translating to MEKPVLFLENAEIYQRENLVLSNVNLSIQKGEFYYLIGKTGSGKSSLLKTLYGDLKLQKGAGSIVDFDLKTMKEKEIPFLRRKIGIVFQDFKLLSDRNVFGNLEFVLKATGWKDKVKIKDKIDEVLDKVGMKAQAYKKTYELSGGEQQRIAIARALLNDPELILADEPTGNLDPKTSLEVMELLNDIHKSGKTILMATHDYQLIVKFKQKTLKCEGGELFEVAQKATV from the coding sequence ATGGAAAAACCAGTCTTATTTTTAGAAAACGCAGAAATTTACCAAAGAGAAAATTTGGTATTATCTAATGTGAATTTATCGATACAAAAAGGAGAGTTTTATTATTTAATTGGTAAAACCGGAAGTGGAAAAAGTAGCTTGTTAAAAACGTTGTATGGCGATTTAAAGCTGCAAAAAGGTGCAGGTAGTATTGTAGATTTTGATTTAAAAACAATGAAAGAAAAGGAAATTCCTTTTTTAAGAAGAAAAATAGGAATTGTTTTTCAGGATTTTAAATTATTAAGTGATAGAAATGTTTTTGGTAACTTAGAATTTGTTTTAAAAGCAACAGGTTGGAAAGATAAAGTTAAGATTAAAGATAAAATTGACGAGGTTTTAGATAAAGTAGGAATGAAGGCGCAGGCTTACAAGAAAACCTACGAACTTTCTGGAGGAGAACAACAAAGAATTGCTATTGCAAGGGCTTTGTTAAATGATCCTGAATTAATTTTAGCGGATGAACCTACCGGAAATTTAGATCCAAAAACTTCTTTAGAGGTGATGGAACTTTTAAACGATATTCATAAAAGCGGAAAAACAATTTTAATGGCAACGCACGATTATCAATTAATTGTAAAATTTAAGCAAAAAACCTTGAAATGCGAAGGCGGAGAATTGTTTGAGGTTGCTCAAAAAGCAACTGTATAA
- a CDS encoding restriction endonuclease subunit S, producing the protein MESITQSIDLNNLDKSTWETFKFEDIAHKISKTVKPDEAKVDIYIGLEHIDANDIHIRRKGVPADVKGGKLRCYPGDVIFGKRRAYQRKAAIVDFNGICSAHAFVFRANQEIIDPKLFPFFLHSDQFMHRMVDISVGGLSPTINWGDLKQQEFLLPPKDQQAKLAELLWAMDGVVERENEIFKQSDYLFKSKCKFISDKYLHKGEYKKISEVCTIKDNLRRPINSSERDKMKGEIPYYGANGLVDYLNDFIFDEDLVLVAEDGGNFKEFYQKEIAYKVSGKSWVNNHAHVLAIKENSISIDWLFYSLVHKNILKYIIGTTRLKLNKSELENIPIWVPENKLIQKITKEMIQIENSRQIIESKIQSSKSLQKSLINQVF; encoded by the coding sequence ATGGAAAGTATTACACAAAGCATAGATTTAAATAATTTAGACAAATCGACTTGGGAAACTTTTAAGTTTGAAGATATTGCTCATAAAATATCTAAAACAGTAAAACCAGACGAAGCTAAAGTTGATATTTATATCGGCCTAGAACATATAGATGCAAACGATATTCACATCCGTAGAAAAGGTGTTCCTGCTGATGTTAAAGGAGGAAAGTTAAGATGTTATCCTGGTGATGTTATTTTTGGAAAACGACGTGCTTACCAACGTAAAGCAGCTATTGTAGATTTTAATGGTATTTGTTCTGCTCACGCTTTTGTATTTAGAGCAAACCAAGAAATTATAGACCCTAAATTATTTCCGTTCTTTTTACATTCAGACCAATTCATGCATCGTATGGTAGATATATCTGTAGGTGGATTATCGCCAACCATAAATTGGGGAGATTTAAAACAACAAGAATTCCTACTACCACCAAAAGACCAACAAGCCAAACTTGCTGAATTACTTTGGGCTATGGATGGGGTTGTTGAGAGGGAGAATGAGATCTTTAAACAGTCTGATTATCTATTTAAATCAAAGTGTAAATTCATCTCAGATAAATATCTTCATAAAGGAGAGTATAAAAAAATAAGTGAGGTCTGTACTATTAAAGATAATTTGAGAAGACCAATAAATTCATCTGAAAGAGATAAAATGAAAGGTGAAATCCCTTATTACGGAGCAAATGGATTAGTTGATTATTTGAACGATTTTATTTTCGATGAAGATTTAGTATTAGTTGCTGAAGACGGTGGGAATTTTAAAGAGTTTTACCAAAAAGAAATTGCTTATAAAGTTTCTGGTAAGTCTTGGGTCAACAATCATGCTCATGTTCTAGCTATTAAAGAAAATTCAATTTCAATAGATTGGCTTTTTTATTCCTTAGTTCACAAAAATATTTTGAAATATATTATTGGTACTACAAGATTGAAATTAAATAAATCTGAACTAGAAAATATTCCTATTTGGGTCCCTGAAAATAAATTAATTCAAAAAATTACAAAGGAAATGATTCAAATTGAAAATTCAAGACAGATTATTGAATCCAAAATCCAAAGTTCCAAATCCTTACAAAAGAGTTTAATTAACCAGGTGTTTTAG
- a CDS encoding type I restriction-modification system subunit M, with translation MNKEKLTLSQLEQYLSKAAWILKGPVDASDFKIYIFPLLFFKRLSDVYDEEYQQALEESEGDIEYASLPEFHRFEIPEGCHWKDVRETTTNVGLAIEKALRGIEQANQELLYGIFGDAQWSNKNKLSDRLLIDLIEHFSQYSLSNSLVEPDILGNAYEYLIKHFADLTNKKAGEFYTPRSVVHLLGLILDPHEGETIYDPACGTGGMLLECVDHLKENSEDYRTLKLFGQEKNLTSSSIARMNMFLHGIEDFQISRGDTLRQPAFFAADGLKTFDCVIANPPFSLKEWGAENWASDPFGRNIAGVPPKGNGDMAWVQHMIKSMNSTGRMTVVLPHGALFRKGAEGKIRKKLLEDDLLEAVIGLGPNIFYGTQLAACAMVFKQNKDASKKDKVLFIDGSDQVRVGRAQNYLEPEHINQLFDWCNQNKDVENYVKVASMKDIEENDFNLNIPLYVEKIIEDNLPSVEEALSDLKTAWAESQKAEQKFKTILKDFI, from the coding sequence ATGAATAAAGAAAAACTAACTTTATCACAATTAGAACAGTATTTATCTAAAGCAGCCTGGATTCTTAAAGGACCTGTAGATGCTTCAGATTTTAAAATATATATCTTTCCTTTATTATTTTTTAAACGTCTGTCCGATGTTTATGATGAAGAATACCAACAAGCATTGGAGGAATCAGAAGGAGATATCGAATACGCATCACTACCAGAATTTCATAGATTCGAAATCCCTGAAGGATGCCACTGGAAAGACGTTAGAGAAACGACTACTAATGTTGGTCTAGCTATTGAAAAAGCACTTCGTGGTATTGAACAAGCCAATCAAGAACTGTTGTATGGCATTTTTGGTGATGCACAATGGAGTAACAAAAACAAATTATCAGATCGTTTATTAATCGATTTAATAGAACACTTCTCTCAATACAGTTTATCAAATTCTTTAGTAGAACCAGATATTCTAGGGAATGCGTATGAGTATTTAATAAAGCACTTTGCCGATTTAACGAATAAAAAAGCAGGTGAGTTTTACACACCGCGTTCTGTTGTACATTTATTAGGACTCATATTAGATCCTCACGAAGGAGAAACCATATACGATCCTGCTTGTGGTACAGGTGGTATGTTATTGGAATGTGTAGATCATTTAAAAGAAAACAGCGAAGATTATAGAACACTTAAATTATTCGGACAAGAAAAAAACTTAACCTCTAGCTCTATTGCTAGAATGAACATGTTTTTACATGGCATTGAAGACTTTCAAATATCAAGAGGAGATACCTTAAGACAACCTGCATTTTTTGCTGCAGATGGTTTAAAAACATTTGATTGTGTAATTGCAAATCCACCTTTTTCATTAAAAGAATGGGGAGCAGAAAATTGGGCGAGTGATCCTTTTGGAAGAAACATTGCTGGCGTACCACCAAAAGGCAATGGAGATATGGCTTGGGTACAACACATGATAAAATCTATGAATAGTACTGGTCGTATGACCGTTGTGCTACCTCATGGTGCATTGTTTAGAAAAGGAGCCGAAGGTAAAATTCGTAAAAAATTGTTGGAAGATGATTTGTTAGAAGCTGTTATTGGTTTAGGTCCTAATATTTTTTACGGAACCCAATTAGCCGCTTGTGCTATGGTTTTTAAGCAAAACAAAGATGCCTCTAAAAAAGATAAAGTTTTATTTATTGATGGATCAGATCAAGTGCGTGTTGGTCGTGCTCAAAACTATTTAGAGCCTGAACATATTAACCAATTGTTCGATTGGTGTAACCAGAATAAAGATGTTGAAAATTATGTGAAAGTTGCTTCAATGAAAGATATTGAAGAAAATGATTTCAACTTAAATATTCCTTTATATGTAGAGAAAATTATAGAAGATAATTTACCTAGTGTAGAAGAAGCGTTATCAGACTTAAAAACAGCTTGGGCAGAAAGCCAAAAAGCAGAACAAAAGTTTAAAACAATATTGAAAGATTTTATATAA
- a CDS encoding glycosyltransferase family 2 protein, translating to MLSVLIPTYNYNAFFLVKKIHQQLILENITFEIICLDDGSKSPLNVKNKEINKLSFSSFKSLEHNIGRSAIRNLLAQKATYDWLLFLDVDVIPVKSNFIKKYINCFAKDKTVFCGGLLYEDKIENVKLLRYKYGKKHEEISVEKRIENPDKYFFTSNFLIQKEAFNSVKFEEKLILYGREDLLFSLELINKEYNIEHISNEVYHLGLDKNDLFVAKTKEAMENLIFIDKQSLIDTTEMPLLGLVRKISAVKMTRIVGMFHLFFEKLAIKKSSVFFLNCMKVSYMCHLKLKHE from the coding sequence ATGCTTTCTGTACTTATACCAACATATAATTACAATGCTTTTTTTTTGGTAAAAAAAATTCATCAACAATTAATTTTAGAAAACATAACATTCGAAATTATTTGTTTAGATGATGGTTCTAAGTCGCCTTTAAATGTAAAAAATAAAGAAATAAATAAACTTTCATTTTCTAGCTTTAAAAGTCTAGAACATAATATTGGAAGAAGTGCTATTAGAAACTTGTTAGCCCAAAAAGCAACTTACGATTGGTTGTTATTTTTAGATGTAGATGTTATTCCTGTAAAATCTAATTTTATAAAAAAATATATAAATTGTTTCGCAAAAGATAAAACTGTTTTTTGTGGAGGATTGTTATATGAAGATAAAATAGAAAACGTTAAGTTATTACGCTATAAATATGGTAAAAAACATGAAGAAATTTCTGTAGAAAAACGCATTGAAAATCCAGATAAGTATTTTTTTACCTCTAATTTTTTAATTCAGAAAGAAGCTTTTAATAGTGTAAAATTTGAAGAAAAATTAATCTTATATGGTAGAGAAGATTTATTGTTTTCTTTAGAATTAATAAATAAAGAGTATAATATTGAACATATAAGTAATGAAGTCTATCATTTAGGTTTAGATAAAAATGATTTGTTTGTTGCTAAAACTAAAGAGGCAATGGAAAACCTTATTTTTATTGATAAGCAAAGCTTAATTGATACAACAGAAATGCCTTTGTTAGGTTTGGTTAGAAAAATATCAGCAGTAAAAATGACAAGAATAGTTGGAATGTTTCATCTCTTTTTTGAAAAACTAGCTATTAAAAAATCGTCTGTTTTTTTCTTAAATTGTATGAAAGTAAGTTATATGTGTCATTTAAAATTAAAGCATGAATAG
- a CDS encoding glycosyltransferase has product MKRIIVSVTNDLSTDQRVDKVCCTLQKNGFEIVLIGRKLKNSTPLNRSYTTKRIQLIFNKGFLFYAEYNFRLFFVLLFSKKNILLSNDLDTLLPNYLVSVLQRKKIAYDSHELFPEIPELVHKPFVKKCWTNLESFILPKLKNNYTVCKSIANFYTKKYNTSFTTIMNLPTQKEIQVGKLPFKYFKQKIILYQGALNIGRGLELMIDTMLYLENTILVIIGDGDISDTLKQKVTSLKLNNNVHFLGKLTPKKLQKITPLANLGISVEEDLGLNYRFALPNKIFDYIQAEVPILVSNLPEMKRIAIAYKVGEVIKNRKPKELASQIKTLLEKDFSVELKKAKKELVWENQEEKLLTIFNNLK; this is encoded by the coding sequence TTGAAGAGAATAATTGTTTCTGTTACTAATGATTTATCAACAGACCAACGTGTTGATAAAGTTTGCTGTACTTTACAAAAAAATGGTTTCGAAATTGTTTTAATAGGACGAAAATTAAAGAATAGTACTCCTCTAAATAGAAGTTATACCACAAAAAGAATTCAATTAATATTTAACAAAGGTTTCTTATTTTATGCTGAATATAATTTTCGCTTATTTTTTGTCTTACTTTTTTCAAAAAAAAACATCCTTCTTTCTAATGATTTAGATACCTTATTGCCCAACTACTTAGTGAGCGTCTTACAACGTAAAAAAATAGCTTATGACAGTCATGAGCTTTTTCCTGAAATTCCAGAATTAGTACATAAACCTTTTGTTAAAAAATGTTGGACTAACTTAGAATCTTTTATACTCCCAAAACTTAAAAACAACTACACTGTTTGTAAGAGTATTGCTAATTTTTATACTAAAAAATACAATACTAGCTTTACCACAATTATGAATTTACCTACACAAAAAGAAATACAAGTAGGCAAATTACCTTTTAAATATTTTAAGCAAAAAATTATTTTATACCAAGGTGCACTAAATATAGGCAGAGGACTAGAATTAATGATAGACACCATGTTATATTTAGAAAATACAATCTTAGTAATTATTGGTGATGGAGATATTTCTGATACCTTAAAACAAAAAGTTACCAGTCTAAAATTAAATAATAACGTACATTTTTTAGGTAAACTTACTCCCAAAAAGTTACAAAAAATAACACCTTTAGCCAATTTAGGTATTAGCGTAGAAGAAGATTTAGGTTTAAATTACAGATTTGCCTTACCTAATAAAATATTTGATTACATACAGGCAGAAGTCCCCATTTTAGTATCGAATTTACCTGAAATGAAAAGAATTGCAATAGCTTATAAAGTGGGTGAAGTTATTAAAAACAGAAAACCAAAAGAGTTAGCATCACAAATTAAAACTTTACTAGAAAAAGATTTTTCTGTAGAACTAAAGAAAGCTAAAAAAGAATTAGTTTGGGAAAATCAAGAAGAAAAACTACTTACTATTTTCAATAATTTAAAATAA
- a CDS encoding type I restriction-modification system subunit M — protein sequence MTQQNLEKYLWGAATALRGTIDAGDYKQYIFPLLFFKRICDVYDEEFEKALEESDGDLEYAAFAENHHFIVPENAHWNTVRETTTNVGIAIQDAMRAIEKANPETLYGIFGDASWTNKNRLSDETLTNLIEHYSQHKLNLENVPDDQLGNAYEYLIKEFADDSGHTAAEFYTNRTVVKLMTMIMDPQPGESVYDPTCGSGGLLLNCALHLRDEGKEYRTLKLYGQEINLITSAIARMNMFMHGIEEFSIVRGDTLAQPAFLENDTLKTFNVILANPPYSIKAWDQKAFTNDAFGRNLWGTPPQGCADYAFQQHIQKSLDGNNGRSISLWPHGILFRDSEAQMRSKMIEEDLVECVIGLGPNLFYNSPMEACLLITKTNKSKEKQGKVLIINALKEVKQEKNIAFLEQKHIDTIFNAYKDFKNIDDFAKIVSIEEILENKGSLNIAQFLSNVDTSKPVLSVNDAISDWKKQSKTLEKSMNELFEILD from the coding sequence ATGACCCAACAAAACTTAGAAAAATACCTTTGGGGAGCAGCAACCGCTTTACGTGGTACCATAGATGCAGGCGATTATAAACAATACATATTTCCGTTGTTGTTTTTTAAACGTATTTGCGATGTGTACGATGAAGAGTTTGAGAAAGCACTTGAAGAAAGTGATGGCGATTTAGAATACGCAGCCTTTGCCGAAAATCACCATTTTATAGTGCCAGAAAACGCACATTGGAACACCGTACGTGAAACCACAACCAATGTTGGTATTGCCATACAAGATGCCATGCGTGCCATAGAAAAAGCAAACCCAGAAACATTGTATGGTATTTTTGGTGATGCTTCTTGGACCAATAAAAATAGGTTAAGTGATGAAACCTTAACCAACCTTATAGAACATTACTCGCAACACAAACTAAATTTAGAGAACGTACCAGACGACCAATTAGGAAACGCTTACGAATACTTAATTAAAGAGTTTGCAGACGATTCTGGCCATACAGCAGCCGAGTTTTACACCAACAGAACGGTTGTAAAATTAATGACCATGATTATGGACCCACAACCAGGAGAATCTGTGTACGACCCAACTTGTGGTTCTGGTGGTTTACTATTAAACTGCGCTTTGCATTTACGCGATGAAGGCAAAGAATATAGAACCCTGAAATTATATGGACAAGAAATAAACCTAATTACTTCTGCCATAGCACGTATGAATATGTTTATGCACGGTATAGAAGAGTTTAGTATTGTACGTGGCGATACCTTGGCACAACCTGCCTTTTTAGAAAACGACACACTAAAAACATTTAATGTTATACTTGCAAACCCACCATACTCTATTAAAGCGTGGGACCAAAAAGCATTTACTAACGATGCTTTTGGACGTAATCTTTGGGGAACACCACCACAAGGTTGTGCAGATTATGCATTTCAGCAACACATACAGAAAAGTTTAGATGGAAATAATGGACGCTCTATTTCATTATGGCCACATGGTATTTTGTTTAGAGATTCTGAAGCTCAAATGCGTAGTAAAATGATTGAAGAAGATTTGGTAGAATGTGTGATTGGTTTAGGTCCAAATTTGTTTTACAATTCTCCAATGGAAGCTTGTTTGTTAATTACCAAAACCAACAAGAGCAAAGAAAAACAAGGCAAGGTTTTAATTATAAATGCTTTAAAAGAAGTAAAACAAGAAAAGAACATCGCTTTTTTAGAGCAAAAACATATTGATACTATTTTTAATGCATACAAAGACTTTAAGAATATTGATGACTTTGCTAAAATTGTTTCTATTGAAGAAATATTAGAAAATAAAGGAAGCTTAAACATTGCACAATTTTTAAGTAATGTAGATACTAGTAAGCCCGTTTTATCTGTTAACGACGCGATTTCTGATTGGAAAAAACAATCTAAAACACTTGAAAAGAGTATGAATGAATTATTTGAAATCTTAGATTAA
- a CDS encoding 2OG-Fe(II) oxygenase — translation MNRNEIAHLICTKLIANKEVLKTQFLESKETIGYFFIDDLLPEELAQEIHNKFPTTKEAIRKKNLREFKYTAYQMDKYNTLLEEVIYAFQDKKVVALVSKICQLEEVFADEHLYAGGLSLMEKDNFLNPHLDNSHDKDRNRWRVLNLLYYVTPNWNTENGGHLEIWPQGLKNKQTTLESKFNRLVVMTTHQNSWHSVSKVLKDDVRCCVSNYYFSNTPILVSDTFHITTFRGRSSEKVKDIFLRIDNSMRSSLRKLFKKGIRENPHQYKK, via the coding sequence ATGAATAGAAATGAAATTGCTCATTTAATTTGCACTAAATTAATTGCTAATAAAGAGGTCTTAAAAACTCAGTTTTTAGAATCTAAAGAAACTATTGGTTATTTTTTTATTGATGATTTGTTGCCGGAAGAATTAGCGCAAGAAATTCACAATAAATTTCCTACAACAAAGGAAGCTATTAGAAAAAAGAATTTAAGAGAGTTTAAGTATACAGCCTATCAAATGGATAAATATAATACGCTTTTAGAAGAAGTTATTTATGCATTTCAAGATAAAAAAGTAGTTGCATTAGTTTCTAAAATTTGCCAATTAGAAGAAGTTTTTGCAGATGAGCATTTATATGCTGGGGGATTATCTTTAATGGAAAAGGATAATTTTTTAAATCCGCATTTAGATAATTCTCATGATAAGGATAGAAATAGATGGCGAGTTTTAAACCTTTTGTATTACGTAACACCTAATTGGAATACAGAAAATGGAGGTCATTTAGAAATTTGGCCACAAGGATTAAAAAACAAACAAACTACTCTAGAAAGCAAGTTTAATCGGTTGGTTGTTATGACAACTCATCAAAATTCTTGGCATTCTGTAAGTAAAGTTTTAAAAGATGATGTTAGGTGTTGTGTGTCTAATTATTATTTTTCTAATACACCTATTTTAGTTTCAGATACGTTTCATATAACAACATTTAGAGGTAGATCTTCCGAAAAAGTGAAGGATATTTTCTTGAGAATAGATAACAGTATGCGTTCTAGTTTACGTAAGTTGTTTAAAAAAGGGATTAGAGAAAATCCTCATCAATATAAAAAATAG
- a CDS encoding (Fe-S)-binding protein translates to MFFSLLSISYSSFLLSLIEFKSTLATLELLEKLNVYVYYPSTQTCCGQPLGNSGYEDDSKGACQLFVENFKEYDYIVAPSGSCIYHVKKHFDILEQTPEVIKVRNNAYELCEFITKVLGRTDLDAKFPHKVGLHKGCHGLRGLHLGSCSERMDPYFSTEEDLLNAVEGLELMSLNRKDECCGFGGTFSVFEEAISVKMGKDRIQDHIDSDVEVITVADHSCLMHLEGLINRQKKPLKVMHIAEILNKSI, encoded by the coding sequence TTGTTCTTTTCTTTATTAAGCATATCGTACAGTTCTTTTTTATTATCTCTTATTGAATTTAAAAGTACATTAGCTACTTTAGAATTACTAGAAAAACTAAATGTTTATGTCTATTATCCATCTACACAAACTTGTTGCGGACAACCTTTGGGAAATTCAGGATATGAAGACGACTCAAAAGGAGCTTGTCAATTATTTGTAGAAAATTTTAAAGAATATGACTACATCGTTGCTCCTTCTGGAAGCTGCATTTATCACGTAAAAAAACACTTTGATATCTTAGAACAAACTCCAGAGGTAATTAAGGTTAGAAATAATGCTTATGAATTGTGTGAGTTTATCACCAAAGTATTAGGCAGAACAGATTTAGATGCTAAATTTCCTCATAAAGTAGGCTTACACAAAGGCTGTCATGGTTTACGTGGTTTACATTTAGGTTCTTGTTCAGAAAGAATGGACCCTTATTTTTCTACCGAAGAAGATTTACTAAATGCTGTTGAAGGCTTAGAATTAATGTCTTTAAATAGAAAAGATGAATGTTGTGGTTTTGGAGGAACGTTTTCGGTTTTTGAAGAAGCAATATCTGTAAAAATGGGAAAAGACAGAATTCAAGATCACATAGACAGTGATGTAGAAGTAATTACAGTAGCAGATCATTCTTGTTTAATGCATTTAGAAGGTTTAATCAACAGACAAAAAAAGCCTTTAAAAGTAATGCATATTGCAGAAATATTAAACAAAAGCATATAA
- a CDS encoding LutC/YkgG family protein: MGREVILKSIKENKPTSIPLPQVDLNNFIEDINLLAEFKEKVQLVGGSIQELSPSETLEEAIKNQYPNAKEIVDASKKLTSLKTISISEDTNPKDLQNIDLAIINGEFGVAENGAVWISENVFPVRVLPFITNDLVIILEKEKLCLHMHEGFSLISERERTFGVFISGPSKTADIEQCLVVGAQGAMSLSIILI; the protein is encoded by the coding sequence ATGGGAAGAGAAGTAATATTAAAATCAATTAAAGAAAATAAACCAACAAGTATTCCTTTACCTCAAGTAGATTTAAATAACTTTATTGAAGACATCAATTTATTAGCAGAGTTTAAAGAAAAAGTACAACTAGTTGGTGGTTCAATTCAAGAATTATCACCTTCGGAAACACTTGAAGAAGCAATTAAAAACCAATATCCGAATGCAAAGGAAATTGTTGACGCTAGCAAGAAATTAACTTCTTTAAAAACAATCTCAATTTCTGAAGATACCAACCCAAAAGACTTACAAAATATCGATTTAGCGATTATAAATGGTGAATTTGGAGTTGCAGAAAATGGTGCTGTTTGGATTTCTGAAAATGTATTTCCTGTTCGCGTTTTACCTTTTATTACTAATGATTTGGTAATTATCTTAGAAAAAGAAAAACTGTGTTTACATATGCATGAAGGGTTTAGCTTAATTTCTGAAAGAGAAAGAACATTTGGCGTATTTATTTCTGGTCCTTCTAAAACAGCTGACATAGAACAATGTTTAGTTGTTGGTGCTCAGGGAGCAATGAGCTTATCAATTATATTAATATAA
- a CDS encoding GIY-YIG nuclease family protein yields MTLHEAIQQVLLKIEKALTASEIAAVLNANNWYSKKDGSAIKSSQIGARVKNYPHLFIKSNGCISLKSKTGIVPKEATSNQKQVSIKHITKDAHLLKKVLMNEKNFKAISVCEHDIPDTAGLYCIRIKNPKKLDTVFSNILTERNHNIIYIGIASKSLQKRFLNQELRAKGHGTFFRSLGAVLGYLPEKGSLIGKKNQNNYKFSSKNEQEIIKWIDENLVINWVEVSNNLNGIEDELIKTHLPLLNIAGNPGALNNVRVLRNQCKKIARG; encoded by the coding sequence ATGACATTACACGAAGCCATACAGCAGGTTTTATTAAAAATAGAAAAAGCATTAACGGCATCTGAAATAGCAGCCGTTTTAAATGCTAATAACTGGTATTCTAAAAAAGATGGTTCTGCTATAAAAAGCAGTCAGATTGGTGCGCGTGTTAAAAATTATCCTCATCTATTTATTAAATCTAATGGTTGTATTTCTTTAAAAAGTAAAACAGGTATTGTTCCTAAAGAAGCAACATCAAACCAAAAGCAAGTTTCTATAAAGCATATTACTAAAGATGCGCACTTGCTAAAGAAGGTTTTAATGAATGAAAAGAATTTTAAGGCTATTAGTGTTTGTGAGCACGATATTCCTGATACAGCAGGACTGTATTGCATACGAATAAAGAATCCTAAAAAATTGGACACCGTCTTTTCTAATATTTTAACAGAACGAAATCATAACATTATTTACATAGGTATAGCTTCTAAAAGTTTACAAAAACGATTTTTAAATCAAGAATTAAGAGCAAAAGGTCATGGTACTTTTTTTAGAAGCTTAGGAGCAGTACTTGGTTACTTGCCAGAAAAGGGTTCGCTAATAGGTAAAAAGAATCAAAATAATTATAAATTTTCTTCTAAAAATGAGCAAGAGATTATAAAATGGATAGATGAAAATCTAGTCATAAATTGGGTAGAAGTTTCTAATAATTTAAATGGAATTGAAGATGAACTTATTAAAACCCATTTGCCTTTATTGAATATTGCTGGAAATCCAGGTGCATTAAATAACGTAAGGGTTTTAAGAAATCAATGCAAGAAAATAGCAAGAGGATGA